A portion of the Stigmatella aurantiaca DW4/3-1 genome contains these proteins:
- a CDS encoding DUF4388 domain-containing protein, protein MPGLSGDFATMPLRDAVSYLGNRRSSGVLRIQRPGVFKELTLSQGAVISASSNQPREFLGQFLINMGHLTEDQLGRAFETQRVTDMLLGKILVMQGIIPEPTVQNTLNLKFREMLLDAFQWGEGEFLFEAKHVVALGEGLDVRVDLQDIHREGEFRETAWQAIRAVFPSGKARLVVDERRLPESRQPGSRDEKLVTHIKEGMTIDEMALALHASDFYLYQRLYALYRQDAVKVREDPPPSPAAPPTPAPTIIGSESPVEEILQAARMFLDNCNFRDAEALARRAYEVAPSPQTAELLKSAETSLHEALRLLLMDPAQVPSLLLPQAQLKTMPLSAPERYLLSRINGTRDVAAIIRVSPIHELDALKYFQGFVDSGFVKLTPV, encoded by the coding sequence ATGCCCGGATTGTCAGGTGACTTCGCGACGATGCCCCTTCGGGACGCCGTCAGCTATCTGGGGAACCGGCGGAGTTCCGGTGTGCTCCGGATCCAACGTCCTGGCGTCTTCAAGGAGCTGACGCTGAGCCAGGGCGCCGTCATCAGCGCCAGCTCGAACCAGCCCCGGGAATTCCTGGGCCAGTTCCTCATCAACATGGGGCACTTGACCGAGGACCAGCTGGGCCGCGCCTTCGAGACGCAGCGCGTAACGGACATGCTGCTGGGGAAGATCCTGGTGATGCAGGGCATCATCCCGGAGCCCACCGTTCAGAACACCCTGAACCTCAAGTTCCGGGAGATGCTGCTGGATGCCTTCCAGTGGGGAGAGGGCGAATTCCTGTTCGAAGCGAAGCACGTGGTGGCCCTGGGCGAAGGGTTGGACGTGCGGGTGGATCTTCAGGACATCCATCGCGAGGGGGAGTTCCGGGAGACGGCCTGGCAGGCCATCCGGGCGGTGTTCCCCTCCGGCAAGGCCCGGTTGGTGGTGGACGAGCGCCGCCTGCCCGAATCCCGCCAGCCTGGAAGCCGCGATGAAAAGCTCGTCACCCACATCAAAGAGGGGATGACGATCGACGAGATGGCGCTGGCCCTCCACGCCTCGGACTTCTACCTCTATCAGCGCCTCTACGCGCTCTACCGCCAGGACGCGGTGAAGGTCCGCGAGGACCCTCCCCCTTCCCCGGCGGCGCCGCCCACTCCCGCGCCCACCATCATCGGCTCGGAGTCTCCCGTCGAGGAGATCCTCCAGGCGGCACGCATGTTCCTGGACAACTGTAACTTCCGGGATGCCGAGGCCCTGGCCCGCCGTGCCTACGAGGTCGCGCCTTCGCCGCAGACGGCGGAGTTGCTGAAGAGCGCGGAGACCTCCCTGCACGAAGCGCTGCGGCTGCTGCTGATGGATCCCGCGCAGGTGCCCTCGCTGCTGCTTCCCCAGGCCCAGCTCAAAACGATGCCGCTCAGCGCCCCGGAGCGTTACCTGCTGTCGCGCATCAACGGCACCCGGGACGTGGCCGCCATCATCCGGGTCTCCCCGATCCACGAGTTGGACGCGCTCAAGTACTTCCAAGGCTTCGTGGACAGCGGCTTCGTGAAGCTCACCCCGGTCTGA
- a CDS encoding glutaredoxin family protein: MRVDIYSKPACSLCDAALDVVERVRARIPFELRLISILEDPALVAAYRYDIPVVSINGQPVFKHRVEEAELEAYLLQVLSGTQVAHSRAQDE, encoded by the coding sequence ATGAGGGTGGATATCTACTCGAAACCCGCCTGCTCGCTGTGCGACGCGGCCCTGGATGTGGTGGAGCGGGTGCGTGCTCGCATCCCCTTCGAACTGCGGCTCATCAGCATCCTGGAGGATCCGGCGCTCGTGGCGGCCTACCGCTATGACATCCCCGTGGTGTCCATCAATGGGCAGCCGGTCTTCAAGCACCGGGTGGAAGAGGCTGAACTCGAGGCTTACCTGCTCCAGGTGCTGAGTGGCACACAGGTTGCTCATTCCCGGGCACAGGATGAGTAA
- a CDS encoding GGDEF domain-containing protein, with amino-acid sequence MSVRHKHRGKSGLQPTVLLVEPRTDDLERARALLGEAGFRVVPLTRFEAVAPIFEVIRPDVVVLAAHAPEYAAVAVVRRLRQMGAGAVPLFYLVDPDHPEAWRFCLEKGLGVDIVPRTVSGSELALRLHSVLRLREEVLRVKEAGDAAAASVLHDELTGVYNKPFLLAMIAQEARRSERYGGPFSVMACAPQGYRAFCKQHGQAMGERLLVYTAVVLGQTVRESDVVARVSDEEFALLLPAMEEEALPGLLTRIATRFELARFQVEGKALRTSLLLGAVSFPDMVGAPAQLLSGAIQEMRRSREVRRWDMGMSRLSV; translated from the coding sequence TTGTCGGTAAGGCACAAGCATCGTGGGAAGTCGGGACTCCAGCCGACCGTGCTCCTGGTGGAGCCACGGACCGACGATCTGGAGCGGGCCCGAGCGTTGCTCGGGGAGGCCGGGTTTCGCGTGGTGCCCCTCACGCGTTTCGAGGCCGTCGCGCCGATCTTCGAGGTCATCCGTCCCGACGTGGTGGTGCTCGCCGCGCATGCGCCGGAGTACGCGGCGGTGGCGGTGGTGCGCAGGCTGCGGCAGATGGGGGCTGGAGCGGTGCCCCTGTTCTACCTGGTGGACCCCGATCACCCCGAGGCGTGGCGGTTCTGCCTGGAGAAGGGGCTGGGCGTGGACATCGTGCCGCGCACCGTGTCGGGCAGCGAGCTGGCGCTCCGGCTCCACTCGGTGCTCCGGCTGCGGGAAGAGGTGCTGCGCGTCAAGGAGGCGGGAGACGCGGCCGCGGCCTCCGTGCTGCACGATGAGCTCACCGGCGTCTACAACAAGCCGTTCCTGCTGGCGATGATCGCGCAGGAGGCGCGGCGCTCGGAGCGCTACGGCGGCCCCTTCTCCGTGATGGCGTGCGCGCCCCAGGGGTACCGGGCGTTCTGCAAGCAGCATGGCCAGGCGATGGGGGAGCGGCTGCTGGTCTACACCGCGGTGGTGCTGGGACAGACGGTGCGCGAGTCGGATGTGGTGGCGCGCGTGTCGGATGAGGAATTCGCCCTGCTCCTGCCGGCGATGGAGGAGGAGGCCCTGCCGGGGCTGCTCACCCGCATCGCCACGCGGTTCGAGCTGGCGCGGTTCCAGGTCGAGGGCAAGGCGTTGAGGACTTCGTTGTTGTTGGGGGCCGTGAGCTTCCCGGACATGGTGGGGGCGCCCGCGCAGCTGTTGAGCGGGGCCATCCAGGAGATGAGACGGTCGCGCGAAGTGCGCCGGTGGGACATGGGGATGAGCCGGTTATCGGTTTGA
- a CDS encoding sigma-54-dependent transcriptional regulator → MDRIAVLVVDDEESVRTFLGELLGGAGYQVRCASNGAQALEMLEGGSFDAVLLDVVMPEMSGLEVLRRYRSSGGNAPVIVLSALAGADDAVRAMKMGASDYLAKPFGNDELEDVLARALGTRAPARQAVAPGPSRQSTLVQEGLGETRAIVSTSPSMRRARALVERIADTDVPVLLLGESGTGKEVIAREIHARSQRRSRPFIKVNCAALPGELLESELFGHERGAFTGATAEKPGKFELADQGTIFLDEIGEMAIRLQAKLLQVLQDEEFFRVGGKKSVRVDSRVVVATNRDLEKEIALGNFREDLYYRLNVVAIRLPTLRERMEDVVPLTDHFLKKYGRNYIQGVSELPSEVLRAFTEYEWPGNVRELENMVRRLCALKDPTMVLDELREGRTPASAPSLPTAYAGEGSSANVRAPEPEPVRAQPVPATQVLEMPSRGGASAQPSPASSISELFANPAPQIRYANPFDIPQPPPPPLTMPVAEMSLKDIGKRAAMLAEREAILAMLQRTAWNKRKAAGKLRISYKALLYKIKECGIVDPRASAEF, encoded by the coding sequence ATGGATCGGATCGCGGTGCTGGTGGTGGACGACGAGGAGTCGGTGAGGACGTTCCTGGGCGAGCTGCTTGGGGGCGCGGGATACCAGGTTCGCTGTGCGTCCAATGGGGCGCAGGCCTTGGAGATGCTGGAGGGCGGCTCCTTCGACGCGGTGCTGTTGGATGTGGTGATGCCGGAGATGAGCGGGCTGGAAGTGCTGCGGCGCTACCGGAGCTCGGGTGGCAACGCGCCGGTCATCGTCCTGTCGGCCCTGGCGGGTGCGGACGACGCGGTGCGGGCGATGAAGATGGGGGCCAGCGACTACCTGGCCAAGCCGTTTGGCAACGACGAGCTGGAGGACGTGCTGGCCCGGGCGCTGGGGACGCGGGCCCCTGCCCGGCAGGCCGTGGCCCCGGGGCCATCCCGGCAGAGCACCTTGGTGCAGGAAGGCCTGGGCGAGACGCGCGCCATCGTCTCCACGTCCCCGTCCATGCGGCGGGCCCGTGCGTTGGTGGAGCGCATCGCCGATACGGATGTGCCGGTGCTGCTCCTGGGAGAGTCCGGCACGGGCAAAGAGGTGATTGCCCGGGAGATTCACGCGCGCAGCCAGCGCCGGTCCCGTCCGTTCATCAAGGTGAACTGCGCGGCGCTTCCGGGCGAGCTGCTGGAGAGCGAGCTGTTCGGCCACGAGCGGGGCGCCTTCACCGGCGCGACGGCGGAGAAGCCGGGCAAGTTCGAGCTGGCGGACCAGGGCACCATCTTCCTGGATGAGATTGGCGAGATGGCCATCCGCCTCCAGGCCAAGCTGCTCCAGGTGTTGCAGGACGAGGAGTTCTTCCGCGTGGGCGGCAAGAAGAGCGTCCGGGTGGACAGCCGCGTGGTGGTGGCCACCAACCGCGATCTGGAGAAGGAGATCGCGCTGGGCAACTTCCGCGAGGACCTCTACTACCGCCTCAACGTGGTGGCGATCCGGCTGCCCACCCTTCGCGAGCGCATGGAAGACGTGGTGCCGCTGACGGACCACTTCCTCAAGAAGTACGGGCGCAACTACATCCAGGGCGTCTCGGAGCTTCCCTCGGAGGTGCTCCGGGCCTTCACGGAGTACGAGTGGCCGGGCAACGTGCGCGAGCTGGAGAACATGGTGCGCCGGTTGTGCGCGCTGAAGGATCCAACGATGGTGCTGGACGAGCTGCGCGAGGGCCGGACCCCCGCGAGCGCTCCGTCCCTGCCCACCGCGTACGCCGGTGAAGGCAGCAGCGCGAATGTCCGTGCTCCGGAGCCGGAGCCGGTCCGCGCTCAGCCCGTGCCCGCCACGCAAGTGCTGGAGATGCCCTCGCGCGGGGGCGCTTCGGCGCAGCCCAGCCCGGCATCGTCCATCTCGGAGCTGTTCGCCAACCCGGCGCCGCAGATCCGCTACGCCAACCCGTTCGACATTCCGCAGCCGCCTCCGCCTCCGCTCACCATGCCGGTGGCCGAGATGTCGCTGAAGGACATCGGCAAGCGGGCGGCGATGCTGGCCGAGCGTGAGGCCATCCTCGCCATGCTCCAGCGCACCGCGTGGAACAAGCGGAAGGCGGCGGGCAAGCTGCGCATCAGCTACAAGGCGCTGCTCTACAAGATCAAGGAGTGCGGCATCGTGGACCCGCGCGCCAGCGCGGAGTTCTGA
- a CDS encoding NAD-dependent epimerase/dehydratase family protein, whose product MAPSLVLLGSGYTLTRLARTYEGRPVLAATRDPERRAELERGGARVCSVEEALEHVEGAHVISSIPPEAGLDGRLAEVFARHPPSRCVYLSSTGVYGATRGVVDETTPVTPSTPAVQGRLEAEAMFRPLGAMALRVAGIYGPGRGMHMRLLSGTHRLPEGGGGRLSRVHVEDLVEAIRVVLERGEPGGLYCVADDRAATQAETASWLCERLALPLPPTVPLATLHETLRGDRSVCNARLKALGWTLKYPDFTTGFAAVLEAEGLVRPRTAEQAP is encoded by the coding sequence ATGGCCCCCTCCCTGGTTCTGCTGGGTTCTGGTTACACGCTCACACGGCTCGCACGGACGTATGAGGGGAGACCCGTCCTTGCCGCCACGAGGGACCCCGAGCGGCGCGCGGAGTTGGAGCGCGGGGGGGCCCGGGTCTGCTCGGTGGAGGAGGCGCTCGAGCACGTAGAGGGCGCCCATGTCATCAGCTCCATTCCTCCCGAGGCGGGCCTCGATGGACGGCTCGCCGAGGTGTTTGCCCGGCACCCCCCATCCCGGTGCGTGTACTTGTCCTCGACGGGGGTCTACGGCGCCACACGCGGCGTGGTGGACGAGACCACGCCCGTGACTCCGTCCACGCCCGCCGTGCAGGGGCGTCTCGAGGCGGAGGCGATGTTCCGTCCCCTGGGCGCCATGGCGCTGCGCGTCGCCGGGATCTACGGACCGGGCCGGGGGATGCACATGCGGCTGCTCTCCGGCACCCACCGGCTTCCCGAGGGAGGCGGGGGCCGCCTCTCGCGCGTTCATGTGGAGGACCTGGTGGAAGCCATCCGCGTGGTGCTGGAGCGGGGGGAGCCCGGGGGCCTCTACTGCGTCGCCGATGATCGCGCCGCCACGCAGGCCGAGACGGCGTCATGGCTCTGCGAGCGCCTGGCGCTGCCCCTGCCGCCCACGGTGCCGCTGGCGACGCTCCACGAGACGCTGCGCGGCGACCGGTCGGTCTGCAACGCCCGGCTCAAGGCCCTGGGGTGGACGCTGAAATACCCGGATTTCACCACCGGCTTCGCGGCGGTGCTTGAGGCAGAAGGGCTCGTGCGCCCGCGCACGGCAGAACAGGCACCCTGA